The region CTTTGGATAGTTTTTTGAACAGGGACGCCTCAATCCTGTGGATTTCGGAATTTTTCCTTAAGTCGTTTAGCCTGCCGGCAAGGGCTGTGTTTTTGTAAAAACTGTAGGCGGCTTGATACCTCTCTCCCAACATCTCTTTGAAGGGTCTCACGCTTTCTATATTTAGGCCGGCAACGTTAAAGAAGTCTTCGGTTTTAAGGACTTTTTCTTTTATTTGGTAGAGTTTTTCACCGCCGAACAGGGCAACTGTTCCGTCGGGCATGTAGTATAGGCTTTTACCTCCCCGTTCCGTTAGCCATCTGTGGATAACTTCAACGGTGTATTTTGTTGCTACATTCGCGAGGAATTCAACCTTTTCCGGGTTAACTTGTAGTGAGTTTAGGGTTTCTGTAATGTTTTCGTGGTCGTAGGTTTTTATCTCTATCGTTGAGCAGTTTATTCCGTATCGTTCGAAAACGAGCTTCTGCCCTTGCGCTCGCTCTTTTGACACCTCCCATTCTGTGTAAAAGACTCTCACCTTTTTCGGCTTCCTGTAAAGGGTAAAAATCAGGTTGGGAACTACGTCGCGGGCCGAGAGCAGCCAGATTTCGGTATCCACCCCTTCCCTCGGATGTTGTTTACGTTACGGGGGAGCGGAAGCTCCCCCGATTACATTATTAAATTAAATCCTGTCTTTCAACAGCAGCCAGAGCCTCTTTTTAACCTCTTCGCTTATGTACTCCGGCTTTGTCTGAATTGCCCCAACAAGGGCGGTCTTTGCAGGTGAGTTCTCAATATCTTCCGGCCTTATGGTTTCTATAACGCGCTTGAGCATTCTCTTTGCGTTCTCAACGTTCCTTGCCATGGTTGCCAGCACTTTCTTTACGTTAACCTCTTCCCCTTCTTTCCACACATCGTAGTCGGTTGCAAGGGCCACTGCAGAGTAGGGAATTTCTGCTTCCCTTGCCAGCTTGGCTTCGGGAATGTTTGTCATTCCTATAACGTCAACTCCCCAGCTTCTGTAAATCTTAGATTCGGCTTTTGTAGAGAACTGGGGCCCCTCTATGCAGATGTAGGTTCCCTCCTTGTGGACCGGGATTCCCTCTTCCACACACGCCTTGTAAACGATTTCGTTGAGAAGCGGGCAGGTAGGTGTGTCGAAGGGAATGTGGGCAACTATACCGTTCCCGAAGAAGGTAGAAGGTCTGTTCTTTGTTCTGTCGAAGTACTGGGTGACTATCACGAAATCGCCGGGCTTTATCTCCTCTTTCATGGAGCCCACTGCGCTAACGGAGATGATGCAGTCTACGCCGAGCATCTTAAAACCGTAAATATTTGCCCTGTAGGGAACCTCCGATGGCAGGTAAACGTGGCCTCTGCCGTGGCGGGGCAGGAAGTAAACCTCTTTATCCCCCAACTTTCCGTATATGTAGGCATCGGAGGGCTCTCCGAAAGGAGTTTCAAGCCTTACCTCCTTTACATCAGAAAGCCCCTCTATGTCGTAAAGGCCGCTTCCGCCTATTACTCCTATTTTCATCCTATTCCCCCTTTTCGAGCTTTAAGTTTCCCTTGAGCTTTATGATTGTTCCCATTCCCCACACGTTTATCACCTTATCGCCGTCTCTGTCGGTTCCCTCTAAGATTTTAATCTGGATGTTCTTAACGCCGTCTGCTTTAAGCTGCTGGGCTTGCTGCTCAAGCATAGATACAACCCTCATAACCGGGTCTATCGGGAGCTCACCGTTAAACCACTGGCTCTGCTTTTGCTGGGCAAAGGCATAGGCGATGTTCACTATCTCGTGTGGCTCTTGTACTTCTCCGAAAGAGAGGAGCATCTCTACCTCCTTAAAAGATTTTGATTATTTGATTTTAACAGTATTAAACCCTTACCCACACTCCTCTCTCCTTCAAGTAGGCTTTGAGTTCTGGGATTGAAATTTCCTTAAAGTGGAAAACAGAAGCCGCTAAAACCGCGTCTGCTTTCCCCTCTACGAGCCCCTCGTAGAAGTGCTCCTTCTTTCCGGCACCTCCCGAGGCTATTACGGGAACGCTAACGGCCTCGGAAATTGCTCTGGTTAACTCAATGTCGTACCCGGCTTTTGTCCCGTCTCGGTCCATTGAGGTTAACAGGATTTCACCGGCTCCTCTGTCAACCACCTCTTTTGCCCACTTAACTGCGTCTATTCCGGTTGGAGTTCTACCGCCGTGAATGAAAACTTCCCACTTTCCCGGGGCAACTCTCTTTGCATCTATTGCAACCACTATGCACTGAGAGCCGAAAAGCTTTGCCCCTTCCGTTATAAGTTGCGGATTCTTTACAGCGGCGGTATTAATCGAAACTTTATCTGCTCCGGCGTTCAAAAGGTTTCTTATATCTTCAACCGTTCTGACCCCTCCCCCAACTGTAAGGGGCATGAATACCTGTTCTGCGGTTCTTTTCACAACGTCGAGCATTATTGCCCTTTTTTCGTAGCTGGCGGTTATATCCAAAAATACGAGCTCGTCGGCCCCTTGTTCGTCGTAAACCTTTGCGTTTTCAACGGGGTCTCCTGCATCTATCAGGTTAACGAAGTTAACGCCTTTAACTACCCTTCCGTCTTTAACGTCGAGACAGGGAATAATCCTCTTTGCAAGCATTGTTCTCTCCCGAAGGGATGGTTGAGAGAATTATAAGGGGGGAAAGGCGGAGATAAGCCTCCGCCTCTTTACTTCTCCTTCTTGGGGTTCAGATACTCCTCAACCCTTTTAATTGAGCAGAGCTTGCCGCACATTGTACAGGTTTTCTCGTCTTCCTGAGGAGCCCTCTCTTCCCTGTACTTCCTTGCGATTTCGGGGTCTATGGCGAGCTCAAACTGCCTCTCCCAGTCAAGGGCTTCCCTCGCCTTTGCCATTTCGATGTCCCACTCTACTGCACCGGGAACGCCCTTAACTATGTCGGCGGCGTGGCCTGCAATCCTTGCGGCTATTACTCCCACTTTAACGTCGTTAACGTCGGGAAGGGCAAGGTGCTCAGCAGGGGTAAGGTAGCAGAGGAAGTCGGCTCCGGCTTTGGCCGCAATTGCCCCGCCTATTGCTCCGGTAATGTGGTCGTAGCCGGGGGCAATGTCTGTAACTATCGGTCCTAAAACGTAAAAGGGTGCGCCGTGGCAGAGCCTCTTTTGAAGGAGTATGTTTGCCTCTACTTGGTCGAGCGGAACGTGACCCGGACCTTCCACCATAGCTTGAACGTCGGCCTCTCTGGCCCTGTCAACAAGCTCCCCAAGGGTAATCAGTTCTTCAATCTGACACCTGTCGGTTGCGTCGGCTATGCAGCCCGGCCTCATTCCGTCACCAAGCGAAAGGGTAACGTCGTACTTTTTGGCAATCTCAAGAAGGCGGTCGTAGTGCTCGTAGAGCGGGTTCTCCTTTTCGTTATAAACCATCCACTCGGCCATTAGGGCTCCGCCCCTTGAGACTATGTTCATAATCCTGCCCTCTTTCCTTAGCCTTTCGAGGGCACTTAAGGTTACTCCGCAGTGGACGGTTATGAAGTCTACTCCGTCTTTACAGTGGCGCTCTATAACGTCGAAAAGCTCATCAACGGTCATTTTTCCTATAAAGCCGTGTTTCTCGGCTGCCTCTTTGGCCGCTTGATAGATGGGAACGGTTCCCACCATTACCGGAGAGTTGTTTACTATGGCTTTTCTCGTTTCGTCTATGAACTTTCCGGTTGAGAGGTCCATTACGGCGTCTGCGCCGTACTTAACGGCAACCCTCAGCTTTTCAAGCTCAAGCTCGATGTTTTCGATGTCTCCGCTGGTTCCGATGTTTGCGTTAACCTTGGTTTTAAGTCCCTTTCCTATAGCTCTCGGAGTGAAGTCTTCCCTTGCTCTGTGGTAGATGTTTGCCGGAATTACTATCGTTCCCTCTATTAGCCCTTGGACTATGTAGTCAACGTCCCTTTTTTCGTAGCGGGCACAGTATTCAACTTCCTTCGGGATTTCTCCCCTTTTAACGAGCTCAACTAAAGTGGCCATTACGCCTCCTTATTCTGGTTTAGCTTGGCGGCAATCTCTTCGGCAACTTTTTTGCCGCTCATGAGCATTCCGCCGAAAACGGGTCCCATCCTGTGGCTTCCGCAGGTTGCGTTTGCCGCCATTCCGCTAACGTAGATTCCCGGGAATACCTCCTTGGAGTTTTTGACTGTATCCTCTTCACCCACAGATGCCCAAAGGGGTTTCTCTCCTACAACGCAGCCGGTTTCTGTGTTCAGTTTTATTCCGGCTTTTCTCTGTAGGGTTGAAACTACGCTTGCGTCGTGGCCTGTGGCGTCTACAACGTACTTTGCAGTTATCACGAGGGGGTCTACCATCAGGTGGTTGAGTTCAACTGTGGTCCAGTTTATTACGAGGCCGCATACTCTGTACTGGCCGTTTACCTGTTTTAGAACCACATCTTCTGCAGTTACGCCGTTGAAAACGGTAGCTCCGGCCTTTACGGCCTTGGAGGCTATGGTTGTTGTGGCCTCTACCGCATCTGCAAGGTAGTATCCCGGTTTGAACTCCCTGTAGTTAACGCCGAACTCGTCGAGAATTTCCCTTCCCATCTCTTGAACCACTATTTCGTTAAAGAACATTGCGCCTGCCCACATTCCGCCGCCTATGGAGAGCCTTCTTTCAAAGATGGCAACTCTGTAGCCCTTTTTAGCAAGGTAGTATCCGGCGACGAGTCCGGACGGCCCACCTCCGACTATTGCAACGTCGGTCTCAAGGTGGGATTTCAGCTTCTCCATAAACGCCGTTATGATGGCTTCGGAGATTACAACTTCACTCAGGTTCTGCACGGTTTGCCTCCTGTTAGAGTGTTTTACCGTGGGGGAGGCTGTAAGGAGGGGAAGAGTAGAGACTCTTGCCGCTCCCTACGCCGGTATTACCCGGTTCAGGTTCCAGGGGTTCCCGCCCGACCTGGGCGAGTCTCAGGAGCCCAGCTCCACCCCCGCGGCTTGATTAATTCTATATTTATTAGGAACGGTTTTCAATTAGAAAAGAGGGGGAGCTTCACTCCCCCCTAAGAAGGGCACGGTGGGAACGGGAAGGAGAGAGGTCCCCGTTTTTATTGTTTTTCGTTCTTCTCGTCGATTGCAGAAATTACAGTATTTAAAACGTTTTTACCCTCTCTGAGCCTGTCTATTAGGGACTCTCCCGCTTTTATTAGGATGGGGAGCGTTTTCTCGTATATCTCTATATCGGTTTTTAGAACGCGCTTTGGTAAGTCTCCGTTTTTCTCAAGGCCCTTCATCAGCGTTTGAAGATTCCTGGGGAGTATGAACATTGTAACTGCAAGAGCTGCGGCTTTTTTTCTGATTTCTTCGTCACTTAATGTGTTTATATCCTTCCCGCCTGTGAAGGCATCTCGGAACGAGGAGTCTGTTATACAGAGCTCTTTAATCCGCTCTACCTTGGGTTTAATGGCAACGAGCCTCTTCTCGAGCTTGAGGTTTTTCGATTCCCCATTCTCGTTGTAAACCACGGCTGCCTTGAGCTTCAGTTTGTTGCTCAGTTTTCTTCCTCCCACTATAACGTCGAAGTTTTGAAGCTTAACTCCCTCTTCGCTTTCCTTAAAGGGCTCTAAGGACAGAAGGGAGACACAGTACTCCATTTTCTGGTTCTCTAAACACTCTTTCGGTCCGCTTGAGAGGTTGCTGAACGTAACTTGGGAGCCGTTACTCTCGTTGGAAGATTCTATTTCGAAGAGCTCTCTGAGGATGTAGGTTTTCCTCTCTGCTTGGTTCCTGATGTTCGACAGTATTTCGACTACGCTGTCTTCAGTGAGGAACGAGATGGTTCCGTGGCTCCTCTCACGCCTTGAGGCCAGCGGATACCTGTAAAGGGAGCCGTCGACCTCCTCTGTTAGCAGGTTGACCAAGCTGTAGAGCTCTAAGCCGAGGGAAGACGGGGAAACCTCCTTAGACGGAAGGGATTCACTCCCTATGGGAGCCGGCAGTATTTGAACTTTGAGTTCAATCTTGCTGTTTTCTCCGTTGGGGTCGAGCTTAACGGCAACTTCGTTCTCTAAAACTTTAACCGTAACCTCTTTAACCATGGAGTAGAATTTGTCTTTGAGGCCCGAGTTTTTTACGTGCTGGGCGTACTTCTCCAGCTGCTCGTCTACCATTTGGCCCGTTACGGTAGACTCTGCACCGGCTATTTTGCTATTTTCAAGGCCGAAGATGTTGAGTATGGCTATGAACTCTCTCAGAGGAAGCTTTATTTCCACTTCTTGGCCGAGCCTTTCGGCTCCTAAAATCTGGTTCGACAGCCTTTCCAGGAGTTCCGGCTTTGGAATGTCTATCTGGGCGGCTCCCTCCTCGATGTGAGGTGTAGGTATTTTTACGCTGCTAATCTCCATTTTTCTTACCTCCCCTCTTCTGGTTTGAAAATCTATTCTAAGTCTGTTTTCGCGCATCTATTTCCCCAATTTTGGGGAGCGGTTCAGCCAAGCTATTGCAAGGTAAGCTTCTACCGCTGTTCCTATCGGTAGGGCGTCTTCGTCTATGTCGAATCGGGAGTTGTGTAGCGGGTAAACGGTGTCCTTCTCTTCGTTCCGCACTCCGAGCCTTATGAAAGTTCCCGGAACCTCCTTTAGGTAAACCGAGAAGTCCTCTCCTCCCATGGAGGGCTTTTCTAAGATTACAACCCGCTCGTCCCCCAAGAGCTCTTTCATCTTCTCAACTGCGAATGCGGTTGTCTCTTTATCGTTTATCAGAGGCGGTGTTCCCCACTGAAACTCAAACTCACACTCTCCGCCGTAGGCGGCTGCGATTCCCTTTACGGCCTGCTCCATCTGCTTTGGAATACGGTCCCTTACCTGGTGGGAGAGCGTTCTTACGGTGCCTTCAAACTCTACTTCGTCGGGAATGATGTTTTCTGCAAACCCGCCCCTTATTTTCCCTACTGTTAGGACGGCCGGCTCCAGAGGGTCTACATACCTGCTTACTACGTGGTGGAGTGTGTTAACCGTTTGGGCTGCTATGAGAACGGGGTCTATTCCCTGGTGGGGGCGGGACGCGTGGGTGCTTTTTCCCTTAACCACCACTTTAAAGACGTCTGCAGATGCGAGCATGGGGCCGAAGCGGGTACCTACGTATCCGGTAGGCAGTTCGGGGTATACGTGGAGGGCAAATATCGCTTCAACTCTGGGGTTTTCGAGGACTCCGTGTTCAACGAGCCACTGGGCGCCTTTGCAGTCGTGTCTCTCCTCGCACGGTTGGAAGATGAGCTTCACGCTCCCCTTAAACTCCTTCCTCAGCTTACATAGCACCTTGGCGGCCCCGAGGAGCATGGCCGTGTGGGCGTCGTGTCCGCAGGAGTGCATAACGCCTTTAATCCTTGAAGCGTAAGGCTTTCCGGTTTTTTCCTCTGTGGGCAGTGCATCCATATCGGCCCTTAGGGCGACGCACCCTCCCGGTTTTTCTCCTTTTACGGTGGCCACAACGGCCGTTGAGCCTGCAAAGTTCTCTATGACTTCGTCTACTCCGAAGTTCTTGAGTTTTTCGGCCACAAACTCGGCGGTGTTGAACTCTCTGCCCGAAAGCTCAGGGTACATGTGGATGTGGCGTCTCCACCGGATGAGCTCCTCTTTAATCTCCAGGGAAGAACGGAGAATCAGCTCTTTTAGCTCTTCCACTTTTCCCTCTCCTTCCTTGAACTGCAGCCGTTTCAAAATTAAAATAACCCTACCAACCGCTGGAGGTTTAGATGCTGTCCGAGGAGCAGATAAAGGAGATATTCCTCAAAGCCGACGCATTCCTCGAGGGCCACTTCCTCCTCTCAAGCGGACTCCACAGTCCCTACTACCTGCAGTGTGCAAAGGTTCTCCAGTACCCCGATTACGCCGAGCTCCTCTGTAGGGAGCTTGCAAGGCGCATAAGGGAGTTCGGGGTGGAGTTCGACCTCGTTATAGCTCCCGCCATAGGCGGAATAATAGTCTCTTACGAGACCGCCCGCCACCTTAAGGTCAGGGGCATATTTGCCGAGAGGGTTAACGGCGAGCTCACGCTCCGCAGAGGCTTTGAGATAAAGCCCGGAGAGCGGGCCGTTGTTGTTGAAGACGTTGTAACCACCGGTAAATCTACGAAAGAGACTATAGAGGTTGTAAAGGCCCACGGCGGTAAGGTTGTAGCCGTTGGCAGCCTTGTCGATAGGAGCGGTGGTAAGGTGGATTTCGGCGTTCCCTTTGCAAGCCTCTGGAGGTTGGAGGTTCCCGTTTACAGCCCCGAGAGCTGTCCAATCTGTAAGGAAGGTAAACTCCCGCTGGTTAAGCCCGGCAGCAGAAACATTCCCGTAAGGTAGGGTGATGAAGATTTTCAAGCCGTTTGAGGTTGTTAGGGAGGAGCTTTTAAGCGTAGAGGAGTTTTCAAGGGAGCTCCTCTCCTCAAAGGTGAGTCTTGTCCTTCGGGCCGGCGGCTACATTCTCGATAGCGGAGGCAAACGGGTAAGGCCCGGGCTTACGGTTATAGCGGGGAAGCTCGTTGAAGCTCCCCTCGACAGGCTCATACCCGTTGCAACCGTTATGGAGTATATGCACACTGCGACCCTCCTTCACGACGATATAGTAGACGGAGCGAAGCTCAGGAGGGGGCGCCCTTCGGTAAATGCCGTTTTCGGGAACGACGTGGCCGTTTTGGTCGGCGACTACATGTTTGCGAAGGCAATTTACGTTCTCGCCGTTTACGGAGGTCCGGAAGTCCTTAAAACTGCGGCCAAAACCGTTCAAGATATGGCCGAGGGAGAGCTCCTCCAGCTTGAAAAAATCGGAGACATCAACCTGACCGAAGAGGAGTACTTCGACATAATCTACAGGAAAACGGCCTCCCTTCTCTCAACCTGCTGTGAGTGTGGAGCTATAGTCGGCGGAGCTTCGGAAAAAGAGCGGAAGGCCCTCAAAGACTACGGCACTTACATAGGCTATGCCTTTCAGCTTGTAGATGACGCCTTCGACTACATCTCCGATGAGAAAACAATCGGTAAGCCCGCCGGAAACGACATCCGGGAGGGGAAAGTAACCTACCCACTCCTGTGGGCACTGAAAAGGGCAACTGAAGAGGAGAGAGAGGCGGTAGAGAGAGTACTAAACAACCCCAGCCCCACAAAAGAGGAGATTGAGCTGGTCAGGAACTTTGTCCTTGAAAAGGGCGGAGAGAAGGCGACCTTTGAGCTCGCAAGGGATTTCGTTAAAAGGGCAAAGGAGAGTTTGGAAATCTTCAAAGAGAGTCCCTTAAAGAAAGCCCTCTTTGAAGTTGCCGACTTTATAGTTGAGAGGACTTATTAATTAACTCCTCTGCCTGTTCCAGAGCTTTTAAAAACCTGCCGACTTCTTCAAAGAGCTCCTGAGCAACCTCCTGATTGTAGGTGCGGGAGGTTAGGTTTCTCAGGTCTATCAACTTAAGGAGCTTCCCCGCCGTTTCCCCATCAACGAAACCCCCTTCAAAAAAAGCCCTGACGCATCCCTTTGGGGAGCGGCACTCAATGCCCTCTTCGATTAACCTTTCCCTTACAGCCTTCCACATAAGCTCAACAGCTATTTCGAACCTCTGGATAACAGAATCCCTCAAAAAGGGGAAGAGTTCATCCTCCCTATGGAAAAGTGCAAGGGAATAGGCCTCTTTAAGCCTCTTTAAGGTTTCTCTGAACTCCCCTCTTCGCCTGTTTCCACCCATAAAATTCTCTCCTTTTCAACTGTGCGGCGGAGGTCTCTGCCGGCAAACTTCAGGTTAACCAGGTCGAACCGTTGGGGAATGTAGGACTCCTCCAGAACTTCGGAGAGGATTGAGAGCTCCAAGGAGATATCCTCGTCGCTTAAAAAAGCAAGGTCGTAATCGCTCCTTTCGGTAAAGTCGCCTCTGGCCCTTGAGCCAAAAAGGTAAACCCTAACCCCCTTACCTTTAAAAAGCTCCCCGATAAAGTTTTTAACCTCCTCTATACTTTCCAGCCTTAAGGTAGAGTAATTTCTCTTAAAAAGTCCCTGTTCTCCTTGTGCCACTCTACGGTTCTCCTTAAGCCTTCCTCTAAGGGAACTTTCGGCTCCCAGCCTAAAATCTCCCTTGCCTTTGTTATATCGGCCCAGGTTGCTTTAAGGTCTGCTTTGTGGAAGGGTTTGTAGATAATCTCGGCCTTTTTCCCCAAGTACTCCTCTATCAGCCTAATCACCTCTTTGAGCTGGTGGGGGCGGTTCCCGCCGAGGTTGATTATCTGGTACCCGGTTTCCGTTTCGTAGGCTCTAATCGTTCCCTCTGCAATGTCGTCAACGTAGGTAAAATCCCTGCTCTGGGTTCCGTCGCCGTAAACCTCTACGGGTCTGCCCTCGTCTATCCACTTTATAAACCTGAATATGGACATATCGGGCCTTCCGGCAGGGCCGTAAACGGTGAAGTAGCGGACCACCGTAACGTCGAAGCCGTAGAGGTAGTGGTAGGTGTAGGACATCACCTCGGCCGCCTTTTTGCTTGCGGCGTAGGGAGATATAGGTGTATTAACCGGCAAGTCCTCTTTAAACGGCATAGGTTGGCCGGCGTATAGGGAAGAGGTAGAGGCCAGAACGAACTTCTTGAGCCCAAACTCCTTCATTAGCTCAAGTAGGTTAAGGGTCCCCAAGGAGTTCGTAGTTTCGTAAACGAAGGGGTTCTCTATGCTGTACCTGACTCCCGCCCTGGCAGCAAGGTTTATAATGCCTTCGAAGCTGTTCTCTTCAAACACAACCTTTAGGGCTTCAAAGTTCTCTATGTCGAGCCTGTAGAACTTGAAGTTTCTGTTCTCCTTCAGAAGGTTCAGCCGGTACTCTTTCAGTTTAGGGTCGTAGTAGTTGTTAAGGTTGTCAACGCCTATAACTTTGTAGCCCTTTTCGAGCAACAGTTTTGCGGTTCTGTAGCCTATGAAGCCGGCTGCTCCTGTAAGTAAAACACTTCTCATCTATCGCCCCTTCTGCTAACTTTATAGCCGATTGGACTGCTTTCGCCAATCTTACCAATTCGGGAGCGGTTTATGATTAGGAGTTTGAAGCTTAAGGGTTTCAAGTCGTTTGCCGACGAAACGGAAATTCGCTTTTCAGAGGGAATAAACTGCATAGTGGGCCCCAACGGCTGCGGCAAGAGCAACATAGTCGACGCCCTGAAGTGGGTTGTCGGCGGAACCTCTCCAAAAGGTATGAGGGCCGACTCTATAAAAGACGTTATCTTCAAAGGGGCTCAAGGTAGGCGGCCGGCAAGGAGTGCAGAAGTAGCGGTAACCGTTGCCGCTGAAGACCTTTTCAGTGCCGCCTCTTTAGAGACCGAAGTCAAAAGGCGCGTTACCGCCGACGGCGACAGCCAGTTCTTCATAAACGGGAAAAAGGTAAGGTTAAAGGATATCCAGGAGCTCTTCACCAACTTGGGCCTCTCCAATAGGGACTACGCCTTCTTTGAACAGGGCCAGGTAGACAGGGTTCTCAGGATGAGGCCCGCCGAAAGACGGGCCCTCATAGATGAGGCTGCCGGCATTACCCCTTTTAAGGAGAAGAGGGAAGAGACCCTTAAACAGCTCGGGGAAGCGCAGGCCAACTTAGAGAGCGTAAGGGGGGTGATAGATGAGGTTGCAAAGAACCTGAGGGCCCTTAAAAACCAAGCGGAGAAAGCTCAAAAATTCCAAGAGCTTCGCACCCGCGAGCGCCGCCTGGAACTTGCCCTCCTCGGCTGTCAGCTTAAGGCCGTTCAGGAGGAGAAGGCCCGCCTGGAGGGCTCCATAAAGGTTCTCCAGGAAGACAGGGCCTCCCTCGAGAGGGAGGTCTCGAGGATTGAAGTTGAGCTTCAAGAGCTCCGCTCCCAGCTGGAACAGCTCTCACAGGAGCTTGAGGAAACCACAAAAGAGCTCCACGAAGTTGAGAAGAGCAAAAAAGAGGCAGCCGTTAAGCGGGATTTCCTTGAAAAAGAGATAAAGCGGCTGAAAAGCGAAATAGAGGAGCGCTCCTTCGAGAAAGAGCAGAAGCTCAAAAAGCTCTCCCTTGTGGCGGCCGAAATTGAAGAGCTCCGCTCCCTTGAAGGCTCCTTAAAAAGGGAACTTGCAGGATTTGAAGAGAAAGAGCGTCAGCTTTTAGAAGAGGTTAAAAAACTGGAGGCCGAGGTTAAAAAACTCCAGTCCCGGGAGGTTGAGCTTGGGCGAAAACTGTCGGCCCTGAACGCTCAGGAGACCAAGCTCAAAACCGACCTTGCCCGTGAGGAGGAGAGGTTCAACTCCTTCAAAAACTTCCTCGACCGCTTCCCCAAAGAGCTCGAAACCCTCGAGAGGGAGCTCTCTTACTACCTTTCCCAGGTGGAAAGGGTTGAAGGGGAAGTTGAGCAGTTTAAAGCAAAAGTTGAAGAGCTTCAGGAGAAACTGAACCTGAAAAAGCAGGAGAGGGAAGAGCTTCTCCTCCGCCTCGACGAAGAGAGAGAACGCCTCGAAGAGAAAAGGCGGCAGGTCCTAAAGCTGAAGGCAGAAATAGAGAACACAAAGAACATACTCTCCTCCATAGACCTGGGTAAGCTCGAGGCCAAAATCGTTGAAAGCGCCAAAAAAGGCAAAGTTAAGGGCTTTGTCGGCCTCCTTATAAACCTGATAGAAGTTGAGCCCGGGTACGAGAAGGTGGTTGAGAACTACCTCTCCCGCTTCGGGGCCGGCATAGTGGTAGACAACTTCAAAACCGTAAGCTGGATAGGCTCAAAGATAAAGGGGAACGGCAGGGTTTGGCTCTTCCCGAAAAGTGTGAAAGGACTTAAAACAAAAGAAATCGAGGGGGCTACACCCCTATCCGCTGTAGTAAAACCGAAAGAGGAGGGCCTAAAGCCCTTGCTATTAAACCTCTTTCACAACGTTTACTACGCTCCCGGCAGGGCCGCCCAGCTTGCCGAAGAACATCCCGACTGCCTCTTCATAGACGAAGGGGGCAGCATATACTCGGCGAAGGGGTGCCTTGTGGGGAACTTTAAAGGAAGCTCCCTCCTTGAGCTCGAGAGGAGGCTCAAGGAGAAAGAGGAGCTCCTTAAAATCCTTCAGCGGGAGCTTAAAGAGCTCGAAAAGGGAATAGAACCCCTCAAGCAGGAGCTTCTCTACCTTGAAGACTCCATAGAGGAGCTGAAGGAGGAGCTCTCTGCGGCAAAAATGGAGCTCTTCAAAAGGGAAACCTCCCTTAAAGAGTTCAAGAAAAGGTTGGGAGAAGTTGAAAAGAGGAAAGAGGAGCTTCTCGCCCGCCGAGAGCGGGCTCAAGAGAACGTAGAGAGCTTCAACCGCCGAAAGGCCCTGTTCGAGAACAAGCTGCAGGAACTTACAAAAGAGCGCAAGAAGCTCCTTTCCGAACAGGAAGAGCTCAAAAGCGAACTGATGCGCCTTCAAGAGAGGCTCGATGCCCTTAAAGGTGAGCTCTCCGAACTTCGCACCCAGAGGGCGACCCTTTTAGAGAAGCTGAAGGCCGTAAAAGAGAAGAGAGAGGCCAAAGAGCGCTTCCTCAGAACCGTTCAGAGGGAAATAGAGGAGGCCGAAAGAAGAGTTGAACAGCTCAAAAAAGACCTTGAAAAGGCCATCTCTGCGAGAGAAAGGGCAGTTCAGCTCCTTTCGGGGGTAGACGAAACCATAGAAGAGATAAAGGCCGACATAAACTCTTTAAAGGGCCGCAGGGAGGAGCTCTACGCGGTTATAAGGGAAAAAGAGGCCGCCCTGAAACAGAAAAAAGCCGACCTTGCGGCCGTTTCAAAGAACCTCAAAGAGAGCGAAATTAAACTCGCCAAGCTCTCGGTTCAGGAAGAGGAGCTCCTGAAGAAAATCCTCGACCTCGACTCCACGCCTACTGAAGCCCTCTCCTTAGCCTCGGAGGTGGAAGAC is a window of Thermovibrio ammonificans HB-1 DNA encoding:
- a CDS encoding sulfide-dependent adenosine diphosphate thiazole synthase — protein: MQNLSEVVISEAIITAFMEKLKSHLETDVAIVGGGPSGLVAGYYLAKKGYRVAIFERRLSIGGGMWAGAMFFNEIVVQEMGREILDEFGVNYREFKPGYYLADAVEATTTIASKAVKAGATVFNGVTAEDVVLKQVNGQYRVCGLVINWTTVELNHLMVDPLVITAKYVVDATGHDASVVSTLQRKAGIKLNTETGCVVGEKPLWASVGEEDTVKNSKEVFPGIYVSGMAANATCGSHRMGPVFGGMLMSGKKVAEEIAAKLNQNKEA
- the thiC gene encoding phosphomethylpyrimidine synthase ThiC, whose product is MATLVELVKRGEIPKEVEYCARYEKRDVDYIVQGLIEGTIVIPANIYHRAREDFTPRAIGKGLKTKVNANIGTSGDIENIELELEKLRVAVKYGADAVMDLSTGKFIDETRKAIVNNSPVMVGTVPIYQAAKEAAEKHGFIGKMTVDELFDVIERHCKDGVDFITVHCGVTLSALERLRKEGRIMNIVSRGGALMAEWMVYNEKENPLYEHYDRLLEIAKKYDVTLSLGDGMRPGCIADATDRCQIEELITLGELVDRAREADVQAMVEGPGHVPLDQVEANILLQKRLCHGAPFYVLGPIVTDIAPGYDHITGAIGGAIAAKAGADFLCYLTPAEHLALPDVNDVKVGVIAARIAGHAADIVKGVPGAVEWDIEMAKAREALDWERQFELAIDPEIARKYREERAPQEDEKTCTMCGKLCSIKRVEEYLNPKKEK
- the hisF gene encoding imidazole glycerol phosphate synthase subunit HisF yields the protein MLAKRIIPCLDVKDGRVVKGVNFVNLIDAGDPVENAKVYDEQGADELVFLDITASYEKRAIMLDVVKRTAEQVFMPLTVGGGVRTVEDIRNLLNAGADKVSINTAAVKNPQLITEGAKLFGSQCIVVAIDAKRVAPGKWEVFIHGGRTPTGIDAVKWAKEVVDRGAGEILLTSMDRDGTKAGYDIELTRAISEAVSVPVIASGGAGKKEHFYEGLVEGKADAVLAASVFHFKEISIPELKAYLKERGVWVRV
- the mtnP gene encoding S-methyl-5'-thioadenosine phosphorylase, whose translation is MKIGVIGGSGLYDIEGLSDVKEVRLETPFGEPSDAYIYGKLGDKEVYFLPRHGRGHVYLPSEVPYRANIYGFKMLGVDCIISVSAVGSMKEEIKPGDFVIVTQYFDRTKNRPSTFFGNGIVAHIPFDTPTCPLLNEIVYKACVEEGIPVHKEGTYICIEGPQFSTKAESKIYRSWGVDVIGMTNIPEAKLAREAEIPYSAVALATDYDVWKEGEEVNVKKVLATMARNVENAKRMLKRVIETIRPEDIENSPAKTALVGAIQTKPEYISEEVKKRLWLLLKDRI
- a CDS encoding Card1-like endonuclease domain-containing protein encodes the protein MDTEIWLLSARDVVPNLIFTLYRKPKKVRVFYTEWEVSKERAQGQKLVFERYGINCSTIEIKTYDHENITETLNSLQVNPEKVEFLANVATKYTVEVIHRWLTERGGKSLYYMPDGTVALFGGEKLYQIKEKVLKTEDFFNVAGLNIESVRPFKEMLGERYQAAYSFYKNTALAGRLNDLRKNSEIHRIEASLFKKLSKEEMKIVKKKGWILEFLTYAVLEQSGLFHEVLSEIEINYGIGEKRELKNEIDITAVRNNTLYYFSCKSGKLTNLNLEDHAFRVGSLARRIGGRFTVPILVTSKELPQKKKEKVKLFGVVPLTIKELLELENNPSKLEEWEKIAHSYR